Below is a genomic region from Neisseria zoodegmatis.
TTGATGCGGTTTGGCAAGCAGTTTGCGCAGAAAATTTTAAAAATTTTTGAAAGTATTGTTTTCTCGGTAAATTATTTTTCAGATGGCTTAAGCTTGCAGTGAAAAATAATGTTTCATTCCTTCGCTTGCCAAGTATCCTTCAAAGTAACCGTGCGGTTGAACACCGGCTTTTCTTTGCTGTGGTCGTAGCGGTCGGTAACGAAGTAACCCAAACGCTCAAACTGCCAGCGGCTTTCCGGCTCCAGCGTATTGACCACAGGCTCAGCGTAAGCAGTGATTTCTTTCACAGATTCGGGGTTCAGGAAATCGGTAAACGGCAGGTATTCGCCGTCTTCGCCGCGAACGGCATCGGGGCGCGGCTCGGTAAACAGGCGGTCATACAGGCGCACTTGCACCGGCACGGCGTGTTCGGCGGAAAGCCAATGGATCACGCCTTTTACTTTGCGGCCTTCGGGCTTTTTACCTAAGGTATCGTGGTCGATGCTGCATTTGAGTTCGATTACGTTGCCGTTTTCGTCTTTCACCACTTCGTCGCACTTAATCACATAGCTGTAACGCAGGCGCACTTCACCGCCCAAAGTCAGACGCTGCCAGCCGGCTGGCGGGTTTTCGCTGAAATCGTCGGCTTCGATATACAGGGTTTGGCTGATGGGCACTTCGCGTTCGCCCATTTCTTCGTGGTGCGGATGGTAAGGCGCACTGCGGCTTTGGGTTTTACCGGCTTCAAAATTGGTGAGCGTTACTTTAATCGGGTTTAACACGGCCATCATGCGCGGAGCGGAATTTTCCAGCTCTTCGCGAATCGCGCCTTCGAGCACGCTCATGTCCACCACGTTTTCAGACTTGGAAATGCCGACGCGCTTGGCAAACAGGCGCAAGCCTTCAGGCGTGTAACCGCGGCGGCGCATGCCGGAGATAGTGGGCATACGCGGGTCGTTCCAACCTGTAACGTGGCCGTCTGAAACCAACTGGTTCAGTTTGCGTTTGGATGTGATGGAATACAGCAGCTCCAAGCGTGAAAACTCGTATTGGCGCGGATGGTTGTCGATCGGGATATTGTCGAGCACCCAATCATACAGCGGGCGGTGGGCCTCAAATTCGAGCGTACACAGCGAATGGGTGATGTTTTCGATGGCATCGGAAATGGCGTGGGTGTAGTCATACATGGGGTAAATGCACC
It encodes:
- a CDS encoding glutamine--tRNA ligase/YqeY domain fusion protein, whose translation is MMNKDQFADNHFIRTIIDEDLKSGKHTAIQTRFPPEPNGYLHIGHAKSICLNFGLAYVYDGLCNLRFDDTNPEKENQEYVDSIKEDVEWLGFKWAGEPRYASDYFDQLFDYAVGLIKDGKAYVDDLTAEEMREYRGTLTEPGKNSPYRDRSVEENLDLFMRMKNGEFPDGSKTLRLKIDMAAGNVNLRDPVIYRIRRAHHHNTGNKWCIYPMYDYTHAISDAIENITHSLCTLEFEAHRPLYDWVLDNIPIDNHPRQYEFSRLELLYSITSKRKLNQLVSDGHVTGWNDPRMPTISGMRRRGYTPEGLRLFAKRVGISKSENVVDMSVLEGAIREELENSAPRMMAVLNPIKVTLTNFEAGKTQSRSAPYHPHHEEMGEREVPISQTLYIEADDFSENPPAGWQRLTLGGEVRLRYSYVIKCDEVVKDENGNVIELKCSIDHDTLGKKPEGRKVKGVIHWLSAEHAVPVQVRLYDRLFTEPRPDAVRGEDGEYLPFTDFLNPESVKEITAYAEPVVNTLEPESRWQFERLGYFVTDRYDHSKEKPVFNRTVTLKDTWQAKE